Below is a genomic region from Silurus meridionalis isolate SWU-2019-XX chromosome 10, ASM1480568v1, whole genome shotgun sequence.
ACACCACTCAGAGCTGAATTTTTgaatctcggggagtttttccttgccacagtcgccaccggctcgctcatcagggacaaacttacacttataaagaacatattcattttttatcaccacattatctgtgtaaagctgctttgagacaatgaatTGTCTcttaaatgaattgaatgaagCAGTCAATTAAAACTTAAAACtgcactgaatatatatatattgtaattttaattataCCCCAAAAATGGCAATAATGACATCACTGTTTCCTTTTAAACAAAACTGCTTTAAATATTGTTGCTGCATATGGAACAAGTGTAATAAGACAAGCATGagtatttttaataacaaaaatccATTAGGCAGTCCAAAAAACCATGTGAGAGAAGCTAAAAGTGAAGAAATGAAGAGTCTTCTGAGTAtgtgcctattttttttttttgtgacaacATGCCTAAGGAGTCCAGGGTACTTCtgctgtttaaatatttattttaaaataactcAGTGGCAAAccaaaggagaaaggaatattTTTGGTTCAAAGCCTCTACAAAAAAAGCACTACATGTACAATGGGAAAAGGAgagcatataaaataaattccatCAGTTGAGCATCAGTGCTATGTATATTACTGTATTTGGACcaattttcatatatatatatatatatatatatatatatatatatatatatatatatatatatatatatatatatatattataacaaaataaataatgcctTTATACAGTGCCCATATTTGtacttaaacaaacaaacaaaagcatggCGGCTCATTATGCAAGATACAGCTCAGACTAAAGGAATATAACATGACGTCCCTGGaaactaattttatatatttttatatatacatgtatatttttatatttatatatatatatatatatatatatatatatttatatatattcaagtATCTGTTTTCAGGCAAAAGCATGTGAATACTACTGatacaaatttaaaaataaatgttagttGAAATTATTGCGTATTTATTCCCTTTGAAATGATATTTGTGCCTTTCTTCAGaactgtaaaataatataaaaaagtaaatgaatgaaaaaggtCTATTTTGCATCAACAGGAACGTCAAGGTACCAGAGACTGAAcaagttttgagtttttttttaaacatcttattaAGAGAAAAcagatgatgaaaaaaaaaaaaaaaaaatcccacttaTTCCAAGTCCCTTTACTCCTATTTCCTGCAGTGCAAGGCCAGGGCTATGTGCAGTCCAGGCCTGAGCGTCACCCTTTCAGTGTCCTCACGTACATCTCCTTCAACTGAGAGTAGTGAGAACTGAAGCAAGGGGGATGGGGGAACACGGCACGACTGTTGCACATTTTGATACCAGACACGTCCATACACAGTGGCACTCCCTTCACACATTGCCACAGCCGATATGCTCATTTGATCTTTTTGTAGGTCACACTTTCCTTAAAACGGAAAGCTTAATAATTATTTGAAGAACAAAAAACCTTTTCAAACCTCCCATCCTTTTAAGTCCATTCACAATGCTAGCaccatgacattttttttcagctACACGTTCGTTGTCCGTAAAAAAATAGTGCCTTTATTTACTCAACAAGAACTCTGACGTAATCCGTGGCAATGTGCAATTTGCAGAcaattttctgctttttttgtttgtgattaGAAGGTGCTGGAACAGGAATCTAATTTTTTACGAAACAATTCCTTACAGTGTGGATGTCCCTTTATAGTGAGAGGTGCAAAGTAACTAACAAGGATAAGGATTAACTGAGAAGATATACTTCTGTCCTGGGAAAATGTAGTTGAATGCATGTTGTTCTTGCTAGCAGTTCTTCATATTCTGATCTCCTCCGAAACGACTGTCCTTGACTCTTGCAAGCCATGTATCTCTTTCATCGCGCATGCTTCCTTTGCTCCTCGTTGTTATTTTTAGCATCCACCTGAAGTCACCCAAACTGCTACCTTCCATCATTATTTCAGTCTTGTTTGTCTGTGTTGATGAACAAAACAGCAAGAGTAAGGACTGGAAGGATACGAACATGTACGTGTGAGGGAGGGAGGCAGGACGTAAAGGACCATCACAAAAATGATGCCAGATACAAAGCTATGATCCTCTACTTTTTTAACTTTGTGCAAATTGTCCTGTTTTCATTTGTGGTTGACGTAGTCTTCTGTGGGATGCCATGAGGGAGGGAGTTTGCTGGGAAGTGTGATAAGACGCTTGTGGACATTGGCATGTTCCTggccttttttcttctctgtctgCGGCCTGAACTTCCTCGATCTCAGGATAGCTGGGATTCCTCTCCGTAGTCTCTGGGCCGCGTTCTGTTGCCAGAGTCCATATTTGGGATATCTTATAGTCACATGCTTTCTTGGGACATCCTGTAGTGagatacaaaaaataatcatgATAGTGGGGGTGTTTCTTATTGCGTGCATGTCAACAATTCCACAAACTAGACTTATAAAAAGGCACCACCGCTTCTGAGCAAGTTCAGATAGAAATCAAGAGATCTTTCTAAATGCTTCTCTTCCTCAATAGACAAGAAAATTCATGTAGGAACTTTAAACTCTGACAAAGAACAAATAATAGTGAGCTCCACTGTGacagcaaaatataaataaactagtATTAGTTGTATGTGTACTGAATCATATATCATACTGTATTTCCTTAAAAAAACTTGATTTGAGTCATTAGTTCAGAGGTAAACAATCCCTTGAAATGACCTCTATTTCAGGTCTTGTGTCATTTTCCACTTTGTCAgctcttttaaaagaacacatGCTTACAGTTTCTGTACAAACACTTTACTGTAGATGCTGAGTGTGATAAAAGAGAAGTGTTGTTTTCCATGGTGGCTTGCATACCTGTTTTAATGCTGGCATCATAGAGATGACCTGTAGAGAAGTGGCAGAGACGTCCCTTTCTGACTTGGCTGGCTTGGCACAGTATTGTTCCAACAGTGCAAGATCACAACTCCTAAAACAACACTCTTCTACAATGCCACGGCTTTGAGAACGCCGGCTGTTCGCCCTGCTTATTGGTCTACCTGCGGACACAAACAATATAGATAAATTAGCTGATAGTCTAGAAGGGAATACTTATCTAATCTGAATGcttaataatgtaattaatgttGAACAGAAGCTCAGACCTGTAAACATGTGACAGTGGtctcacacacagtgtaacagtCACAATTAAATACAGAGGTTAGACGCAAACAAATAACTCTGTTTGATCTTCTGCTTGTCCGAGCTAATCTTGTTAGAGTGTCTAATTGAGCCATTTGAAATTCCTCTGCATGAAAATATAAACACCCGTGACAGTTCCACTTAAGAATAAAAGGAAGGCTTGGGGCAAAACATGATCAGGTTGAATGCCAGAATCCTGTTGTGatgagtaaatataaaaaaatgccagATATCTTTTGACCTTGTCTCTTGCTATCTCAGcaaacagagaaaaacagataaAGAGTGAGCACAAAAGGTGAGGGGGGCAGGATGGATTAGGAAAAACCAACATTAAAGAGAGGGAAGTGACACGTGACAAAGAGGAGCAGGAAATCTGATAAGATGTACCCTCGATAATTAGTTTCCGTCTTTTCGGCATTCCAAAGGGATAATAGATAGGAATTGATAGTAGGACAGGAAACATGACTGAGGGAAAGTGGAACTGGATGAAGGGGAATATACTGTCCTGGCCTAAATTGGATAATGATCTCTTTGGGCAGTTGAGCTTCTGTGGCCAAAAGAACACAATGGTCTGTTTTGTCAATGCAtgtgtgagaaaaaagaaattgataATGTGTTTGACTTTTTAAGGCCGAAGGGCATAGTAGAAaaatttgttctttctttctttctttctctctttctctctctctctctctctctctctctatatatatatatatatatatatatatatatatatatatatatataaaagtcaagagtcaggaagcttttattgtcatttgaaccatatatagctgacgcattagtgaaatgaaacaacgttcctcctgaaccctggtgctacatacaacaacaatcacataaaacacagggctaaggactagtgtCCTCGCCGCATAAAGTgcacatctatatatatatatatatatatatatatcacattacTAACTGTCATCaaagttttgtatttatacttcAACCTCTGCCAGTAACATGTGTAGCCTGGGAACACTACTGAAGAGGTGAACGGAATGTCACTTGGGTGCGATTACTTTCTCTCTCGGAATGCGCGAGTAAACAGACGCGCCATTGTGAACCACTTAACTGTGCGCGTCCCTTTCATATGCAATCAGAGATATGGAGCAGAGAATGCGCGCAGTCAGCAAGTGCGCGCAACGTCGCCAGCTTGGCCTCCTCATCCAACGGGGCtgttttattgaaataatgGCTTCAGGCGTGCAGTTAACATAGTTTTGTTAACGTTTTCAATGTCGTGGGGTTTAGGTGGTGATTTCGAAAGGTTTAATCTAATCTTGATCTTGCAACCCTGCGCGCGCTGGTTTACCTGCAGCAGAGTTTACCCCCCAAGACGCGCTCACGCGCCGCCCCCCCGCATCCCTTTCcgacccacacactcacacacacacacggacactttcAGATTCAGAAACAAAAGGCATGCTGGAGTACTTACTGAAGTAGAAGCCCCTGTCTTCGCAAACGAACTGCAGCGCATCCACCAGTTCTCCACCGCACAGCGTCTCTGCTGCAGCCATTTCAAACAAGCAGAAGAATAAAACAAGCGCGCACACGAGCATCTGACTGGACGAGCACAGCTTTCGGCCCTGAGGAGGAAAGCACAAGGCGAATAGTCACAAACACGACCATAATGCAGCCTTGTAACTACAGATTGTTCCAGGTCCAAACCTTTTACACCCTGAAAAACTATCCGAATTATGCCAAACCTTGCACCACCTGTCAATGCATCTTATTTGCCCCATGTCTCCTATTCCCataaatccacaaatccacatTATTCCATAATCtctaccctaacccttaccttCATGATGATAAGACAGATAAACGAAGAACTGCTTGTGCTGGCCGAACACGTGATTTTATCTTCCATCTTGCACAACTTGTTCACAAGTTGCTAACTACTCAATAAGTCAAATTGTCTGTCCAGACTCAGCATATAACTGTCTTTGCCTTTAATAAACATCGCCCCCTAGTGTTGACCAGCTTGTCCCGTTAACGCACGATATTTTGGCCGAAAGACGGACTAAGACGCACTAAtcacattaaacacaaacaacaacaataatcgACGACAACGACACAAAACCGGTCATAACCTTATTGTCACTTGCAATAAATTGTTTgcatcattatattattattattatatataatacgaGTTTTTCCTACACCTTTCTTGTGTAAATTCTTCAAAACA
It encodes:
- the igf2b gene encoding insulin-like growth factor 2b isoform X2, giving the protein MEDKITCSASTSSSSFICLIIMKGRKLCSSSQMLVCALVLFFCLFEMAAAETLCGGELVDALQFVCEDRGFYFSRPISRANSRRSQSRGIVEECCFRSCDLALLEQYCAKPAKSERDVSATSLQVISMMPALKQDVPRKHVTIRYPKYGLWQQNAAQRLRRGIPAILRSRKFRPQTEKKKGQEHANVHKRLITLPSKLPPSWHPTEDYVNHK
- the igf2b gene encoding insulin-like growth factor 2b isoform X1 — its product is MEQEHKPNYHSVCHSCLWRDSGINKGRKLCSSSQMLVCALVLFFCLFEMAAAETLCGGELVDALQFVCEDRGFYFSRPISRANSRRSQSRGIVEECCFRSCDLALLEQYCAKPAKSERDVSATSLQVISMMPALKQDVPRKHVTIRYPKYGLWQQNAAQRLRRGIPAILRSRKFRPQTEKKKGQEHANVHKRLITLPSKLPPSWHPTEDYVNHK